ACTGCACACAGCGACCTCATTGCTTATTTAATCTGATTATTGAAGAATTATGCTTTGATATTGAAATATGATATTAGAAGGTTATgtagtaatttaatattgtctGTTCTAATCTTTAAGATCCTTGAATCCCAATTGTATGGTTTTACCCTACATTTCTATTCATCATTTATTGATGTACTAAATGTAGTTACAATTGATACTGAATGATGTTGTAGAATGTAAACTGTAAACTTCAGAAGAAAAGATTGTGGTCTTTAAACACATtctaattagaaattattttatattctctAAGCTACAAACTGGGCAATGGACATCACATAATTGTTATCTATATACTCTTGAGAttgctagttttttataaatatctttcttCTATGTGTTATTTGTTTGGTTTCTATGTGTTAGTATGTTTGGTAAATTATTTGCTTTACAGATTCTTCGAATTTTATGCCCCTTTCATTCCTTGATTTTCTATCAAATACTTTTGAACAGAACACCTATATTAATCCATGCATCATTAATTCCAGTGGGACCCAGAATCAGAAGCGTGTCTTAGCACGTTCGTAGGTCACTCTCAGTTGGTGTACACGGCCGCATTCTCCCCACACTCGCCGGCGACGTTCGCGTCCGTGTCCGGCGACGGACACCTCAAGTTGTGGACGTGTACCGAGCCTTCGAGACCTGCGGCTGTAGTCAAGGCACATGATGCTGAGGTAATTTGAACTTGTTTTATTGGATATAGGGTTGAATTTtgattgttaaaatataactatatttttatattattaccgATAGAGGATAAAGTAAAGAATTACCTGGTGCTCTCAAGTAGAGATACAGagttaaaattgtttgtacTCTGAAAGAAGATGCTCATAGTTTTGTGACTTTGTtcaatttcaaatgaaatagCTTTATACACGAGATTTAAAAATGCAATCCTGCTAGGACGTTGTCGACACGTTACCAGAAGACAGTGGTGATAAAAATGATACATGAATATTTTTCCTACTCATACACCTAGACTTTATTTTCTTGTGTTTATTGCATATGTTAAGCATTTATACTAACTTTATCATGTTATTTTTTCTAGGTGTTATCGTGTGACTGGAGTAGAACAGAGACACACGCACTTGCGACCGCCGGATCTGACGGTCTGGTCAGAGGATGGGACCTAAGACGGCTCACATCACCTATGTTCACACTCAAAGGTAAATACGATACAATAATctacaaaattcaaaaaaatcaaaattctgAATTGTTTATTTCGCTAACAAACGTAACTTacttttcttgacgtttcggcccaGATTAAACTGGGTGTGGTCGCAATTTCTGTGGGacattagattattattatgaatacgaTTAAGTTATGTAAATACCGTTATGATTTGTTTATTAAGATGGGTGTGTTTGTTTTCAGGATGCGAATGTGCAGTAAGAAGAGTACAGTTCTCGCCGCATGCGCCGTCAATCATAGCTGCGGGATCATATGACTTTACTACgaggtaattattatattaattaattttactttgagtACAGTTAAAGCgctacaattattttcatttaatttcattcaataaatgTAAAGGGGCCAATAACGCTTGTCGATTAATCGTCGATCAATGACGATTAATCGATAAATCCAATGGTAGAGtgaaaactattaatttacTAATAGGCGGTGTAATTCTCTATTTCTTATAGATTTCTGAAAATTCTACGCAAATTCATCATGCTTGGCATAGATTATTTcattagaattttaaagtattaaaatgatgacgattttttttttcaaggatCTGGGACCTAAAGCGCGGTTGTGAGCCGTTAGAAACGATCCGCCACCACTCGGAGTTCACATACGGCTTGGACTGGAACGCGCTGCGACCGCATCAGATCGCCGACTGCGGCTGGGACTCGCTCGTACATGTGTTCACGCCGCGGTCGCTCGCTTGAACGTTACTGTGTCtatgtaagtacctactatCACCTACCTACTATTAAGTATGTTATTCAGTTATTTGggtaccatagtacaagctctgcttagtttggaatcaaatgaccgtgtgtgagttgttcaataatatttatttaaaaaaaactttggaAGAATTGGCTGTGGAAGCCATCTTCGGGCGCATCTGCGTCCTATTAGGTAAGGAGTCGAAATCGTTTGAAGAGCATCAACTGTTATAATGTAGGGTTAAGTTCATTCTACAACATTCCAAAGTATCTAGAAGATCGTTCAGTTTAAACAATTAACTAGCGGTAGTATACCATAAATGGCCGCCTCACGTGATGGTTAGATAGACTAAAGACTGGCACACTCTAATATTCAACTATTGGTTGACGCCTAACCGCCAAAGAAACAGCCGGACAAGCAAAATGCCGTTATGATTAGCGTGCATGTATGTGCACGTAACAGGAATACGCATACCTATATTGTGTTCCAACTTCTTAAGGGCTGCAGGcttacttaatttgtttttcagaAATGATAATTGTATCTGTAGAGTCACTTTActtattacctttttttttctttacaggaTTCTCTGGATAGTCTGTGATTAAAGTGGAAACTGTGAGTGGGAGTTACGTGCCAAACCATAATAGTGTTTATTGCGAAGGCATCAGGGTCATAATCGCTTGGAGCGTGTCGGTGCAGGTAGCGGTGTTAACAGGGATACGGTGAAtgtaaatgttatgttattattgtataatcGTAGATAGTTTTTGTTGAGGCGTATTGCAATAGGAATGTATATGAAatcgattataataaaaaatacagatgaTTTGAAAACTTCCTCCTTTTTTAAAAGTCGGtcatttattaatgtttgtttggcCATCTTCAGCCGTTATTATGATagtgttttgttaaattattaaataaaggaaAACGATAAactaacgcgaacacgcattttacctcggaatgcctgacgtttcggtgGACACTAGGCGTGGTCGCAGGTCCAATATGCAACGTGAATGTTTGAAagtttcaattattaaattatgtttctGAACTTTCTTAAAAAATCATGATATTTCATGTGGGTTTAGTTGTTGTCTTTTTTTGTAGAAACttataatatgaaattgtttttatttggttatttaaCAATCATTTGAAGTAATAGCAAGAATAATGTTCGCACAAATCGATTTCATATATTTCAGTGTATTATATGCCtcaacataaaaatgtataaatatgtgttttataaataaatgcttgtaatattttattctgtaaagCATACTAAACTAATGTAGTACTGTCGTAGTACTTTCATGACATTATTATTGACTGATATCGcatttatatagaaaaaggctcatttaattaaaaagtttgttcgCTACCGGGTTAAGTGCCAGATGTAGGAAGCGGGTTTTAGCCACCTTACGCgctatactcaggccgttacaaacgtgcgaactacgtcataatcaaaagtatcataggaatgtgacaatgtgtaagcgCGAGCGAGACTCCGATAAAAGTACATGagttagttcgcacgtttgaaatgtcCCGAGTATTGCGGTTAGCCGCGGGAGCGactagccgcgcggttacagtttgCAACCGCCTGACAATTAAGTGCGTATAATCACAGGAGGTTGCATAttaaactgtaaccgcgcggttaaccccgctagtgcgtaagggagCTTAATTTAGCCTATGAGAGTTAGTAtcgggaaatattttcaaataaatgagCCTTTAAATCGGTGCGTTTAATTGTATACTTTACTAAAACGCATTAAAGTTTATATTCGTTTGTACTTACAAACTGACTGTTGTATCCTtctgtgttattattttgttattatattatattgtttattatttaagtacaatTATTAAATCAATTGGAGCTATTATGGACTTTTAGTGGGAgctgatttttatgttttttctctCTTTTTATACATTCTGGTTGCAATAAGAAAAATAGAGGCAGATAAATATCTATGTTGAAAGTTAAAGAATGTAGGAATaatgaatgtattattttagtattacaaAATGCACTTCTAGCCTCAATACAAACTAGTAAATCTAATACAAGAAAATCTGGTAGAATACATTTTGAACGCAAATAATTACACTCTTCATAGAAAAACTCCTATTTATTGAACATCTTACattcctatattattatttgcactttattatgtttataagcATTGCGTGTAATTGCAATGACTTAAGTGCTAAAGTCATACTTAACATACGAGGCCTATCAAATTACTTAGTTTCctatacattatgtataatacGTTTTTATTATTCCTTTCATTTCGCACGCATTTACGTATGTATACTTTCCATTACGTGCAACAAATCTGAAAGTTTGTAAATTATTGCAGAATTCTTTTGAAGTAGACTGTATTATCATAGTTTTGTAGCTAGCTTCTTTCGGTGCAACGCAGATGACAGACTAtccttgacgcactttttagtctgtgaaaatagaacttacgcaattatatgtagtaacgcgccggactt
The genomic region above belongs to Anticarsia gemmatalis isolate Benzon Research Colony breed Stoneville strain chromosome 5, ilAntGemm2 primary, whole genome shotgun sequence and contains:
- the Pex7 gene encoding peroxisomal biogenesis factor 7 gives rise to the protein MPTFLTPGRHGYSVRFSRTRPDTLAVATSQYYGLAGGGTLFFLELAPDGSTLLEVQKLEWSDGLFDVTWSGTTESAAACGAGDGAVIVWRVGCAAPLRVLRAHTSEVCSVDWPRTHLLSASWDTTVKLWDPESEACLSTFVGHSQLVYTAAFSPHSPATFASVSGDGHLKLWTCTEPSRPAAVVKAHDAEVLSCDWSRTETHALATAGSDGLVRGWDLRRLTSPMFTLKGCECAVRRVQFSPHAPSIIAAGSYDFTTRIWDLKRGCEPLETIRHHSEFTYGLDWNALRPHQIADCGWDSLVHVFTPRSLA